The following DNA comes from Legionella sp. PATHC032.
TGGAAATCGGCCTTTCGATTATTGAGGAAGGGCTCAAGCGACTATCAATATAGATAAACAGTCTGAAATGAGATAGGTGTCTTAATGTTCACTTAATTAGTTTTTGATATCATTTGTTCCAATTAATTACAGGTGAATGACATGTGGTATCAAAATATAATGCGCAACTTGCTTGAAAAACTTCCGGAAGCAAACAGGAAAGATGGGGAAAATTTTTTAAGTAAACTGTTTTTGGCTATTAGAAAGGTGGATAATAAGCTTGAGATGGAATTCTTTTTAGGTCTCATTGAAAAATCTTTTTTAAAATTTGAGAATGAAAAACCCGGCTCAGTTACCTTAGCCAAATTTTCCAGGCATATTTTAGGACTAAGCTTGCTCTATGTTAAGTCAGGCAATGATGCAGCTATATGGAACTCAGATTTTATTCCATACCTTACAGAAATTAAGAAGTTCCTCGATACAGATAAAGAGGGTAAATTGCTTAATAAGTTTCTCAATCAACTTGAAGTGGAGACGTTTGTCAGTTTAAATCATCAACTTGACATTGATTTCAAACACTTAATCTCTATTCTAAAAGGAAATTGCACTTTGGAAACCATTCAATCTTTTACCGAAGCTTGTAAAGGATTAGATAACGATTGTTCGAAAGGGTTTAGCCAAATGATGAAAGAGATAGAAGCGCAAATGATCAATTTGCAATTTGCTGTTGATTTCGATTCTGAAGCTAGTCTTAATATTACTGATGAAAATCTGGAAAATACTCCATTGCAAAAGAATGTTCACGTCAATTCCATGCCCAAGAGTGTAAGCATATTGCATCGATTTGGTATATTTAAATTATTTACATTGTCTGGTGTTGAGTTGAGTGACCAAACCAATGTGCTTGTAAATAAAAAATAATGTATTAACACAGTTGTTCTCATTATTTTGTCCCTGAATTCTTTCAGGGGCAAAATTGATGCAGGTCTAGATATTATCATCTACTATAAAAATAGTAGATTGAGTGCTTGGGTATGACCTCCAATTGATGTAAAAATAATTAATTCCCAAAGAGGTCTTATTTCCAACATAGCCTATTTATCAAAAATATTCTTTAGAAATAAAATATTTGTCTTAATGTGCTAAATTTACCATAATAGCCCCTTTTTTAATCCAATAGTACTATGTCATCAAAATTGCTTACCATCCAACTGTTAGACGAACTCGTGCACACTGCCGAATTAAATCAAGAAGGCAAAACCGCGGATTATATCCCTGAACTGGCGAATGTTAATCAGGAATTGACGGCAATTGCGGTGCAAGCTTTGGGTGAGAAACCCCTGGCTTATAGCAATAACCCGCTTCATCCAGTGACTTTGCAAAGCACAGGGAAGATGATTCCTTTGATTGGATTACTTGAAGAGTTTGGCGCTGATCAATTATTTGAATGGGTCAAGGTGGAGCCCTCAGGTGATGATTTCGCTTCCATAACTCGTCTGGAACAATTCGGCCCTAAACCGTCAAATCCCATGTTGAATGCAGGCGCCATTGCTTTATGCTCACGCATTCCTGGCATAGGTGAGCAGCAATTTAGATGGTTAGAGCATTGGGTACAAAAATTATTTAATCAACGCCTCAGCATTAATCCCCTGGTTTTTGCCTCTGAAAAACGAACTGGTAATCGCAATCGTGCTCTCGCTTATTTGCTGAAAAGCAGAAATAATCTTGGAGCAGATGTTCATGAAACACTCGATTTGTATTTCGCGCTATGTTCCTATGAGGCGATGTTGGAGCAAATGCTGTACTTACCTGCTTTGTTGGCGAACAGAGGGCAAGATCCGGACACAGGTGAACAAATACTGTCTACGGAAACCTGTAAAATTACTTTGGCTATTATGGCAACCTGTGGATTATATGATGAAACAGGCACTCACATGGTTAAAACAGGGATGCCAGCTAAAAGTGGTGTGTCTGGTTATACCATCGCGGTTGTCCCTGGTAAAGCGGGCATTGTGGTATTGAGTCCAAGAGTGAATGCGAAAGGCAATAGCATCCGGGGTGAAATCATGCTGGAAGGTTTGTCCAAAGCAATGAATTGGCATTTTGCATTGCCTTAATTTTTAAGAAAAGAGCGCTACAGAATGAGATGTTATCGTTTTGATTAAAGTGAAATAACGATGACAAGCTGGGAGTGGGAAAACTTAATTAAATTTGGATTAAAGGATT
Coding sequences within:
- the glsA gene encoding glutaminase A — translated: MSSKLLTIQLLDELVHTAELNQEGKTADYIPELANVNQELTAIAVQALGEKPLAYSNNPLHPVTLQSTGKMIPLIGLLEEFGADQLFEWVKVEPSGDDFASITRLEQFGPKPSNPMLNAGAIALCSRIPGIGEQQFRWLEHWVQKLFNQRLSINPLVFASEKRTGNRNRALAYLLKSRNNLGADVHETLDLYFALCSYEAMLEQMLYLPALLANRGQDPDTGEQILSTETCKITLAIMATCGLYDETGTHMVKTGMPAKSGVSGYTIAVVPGKAGIVVLSPRVNAKGNSIRGEIMLEGLSKAMNWHFALP
- a CDS encoding DNA repair protein; this encodes MWYQNIMRNLLEKLPEANRKDGENFLSKLFLAIRKVDNKLEMEFFLGLIEKSFLKFENEKPGSVTLAKFSRHILGLSLLYVKSGNDAAIWNSDFIPYLTEIKKFLDTDKEGKLLNKFLNQLEVETFVSLNHQLDIDFKHLISILKGNCTLETIQSFTEACKGLDNDCSKGFSQMMKEIEAQMINLQFAVDFDSEASLNITDENLENTPLQKNVHVNSMPKSVSILHRFGIFKLFTLSGVELSDQTNVLVNKK